A window of Ananas comosus cultivar F153 linkage group 4, ASM154086v1, whole genome shotgun sequence contains these coding sequences:
- the LOC109708775 gene encoding pentatricopeptide repeat-containing protein At1g11290, chloroplastic-like: protein MSAPFFFFFFSFQTLSSSHLSLHITRSALSHSFTSFHLSHTPLTLRSRLRHLSRAGDHLGLLSLFARARRERAVDPDRPIYLSLLKSSAALPSLSLLSSLFAHILKSGFQSSILVSTAVVDAFAKCSDIGSACKVFDGMPERDVVAWNAMLSGYSRNGHADAALDLFREMGLYGEKPNSLTLSVLLQVSSGSDDKRIGRSIHGYVVRHCELGDVFLGNSLLVYYNKVGDVHVSERLFDRMGERNVVSWNAMIAGYTQNGLVCGALEAFHLLRDGGLNPDIVALETTLQACAQLGEDAIDDGKLIHTLIIKSGCFVDVYAMNSLLLVYCRCGKMDSAQSLFDEMVARNIVSWNILVDGYVRMKCPEKALALIRCSRLTESALSSELLVSSLQAVRLLCGHVELVESIHCLAIAMGLDSDKFVGTSLLTAYGDCGEIGYARKFFDHVLCKMRKETFLWNIMLSICSHNGCFSEGFELLRSMQCKGCPLDAVTLVNGLSICTQSQNFFSGKAIHGYVLRNKFEVVIFATTSLLEFYISLGLLNVACHLFSTMQYRNIVTWNTMIHGCLQNGFPRLTLKLFHFMQQKDGFVPDSTSIAGVIEAIALRGQKEERKFIHQYVLESGFVDDEFVANSLIAMHSRFHEFDEASSVFSKASNQGTIAWNNMIAGYSYHGLIENALSLFRLMKLNNVDADSVTLLTLLQACRKVSSLSYLMRVHAFISKLGFESDVLIGSSVVNLYAKCGELRTARQFFDGMNSKTVVSWNSMIQGYGLHGNVEVAGELFVKMQKSGLTPTAITFLILISACSHAGDIEKGQQFFNLMTSTYSLALSREHVSSIIDLLGRNGLVEEAHETLMKMPVNLGVHSWGALLSACRVHGNFDVGFDVAENLSKLNSLNCGYRVLLSNMRAEAGRWLDASLIRNKYSSLTLQKVHGVSIVDSFS, encoded by the coding sequence ATGAGCgcgcccttcttcttcttcttcttctccttccaaACTCTCTCCTCTTCCCACCTCTCTCTTCATATCACCCGCTCCGCTCTCTCCCACTCCTTCACTTCGTTCCACCTCTCTCACACCCCATTAACGCTGCGCTCTCGCTTAAGACACCTCTCTCGCGCCGGAGACCACCTCGGCCTCCTTTCTCTCTTCGCTCGCGCGCGCCGCGAACGAGCTGTGGACCCCGACAGGCCCATTTACCTCTCCCTCCTCAAATCCTCCGCCGCGCTCCCGTCCCTTTCCTTGCTTTCCTCTCTCTTTGCTCATATCCTCAAATCCGGATTCCAAAGTAGTATCTTGGTGTCGACCGCCGTAGTCGACGCCTTTGCAAAGTGCTCAGATATCGGTTCGGCATGTAAGGTGTTCGATGGAATGCCCGAGAGAGATGTCGTTGCTTGGAATGCGATGCTTTCCGGGTACTCACGTAACGGGCATGCGGATGCCGCGTTGGATCTGTTTCGTGAGATGGGTCTTTACGGCGAGAAGCCCAATTCACTTACGCTCTCCGTTTTGCTTCAGGTTAGCAGCGGCAGTGATGATAAGAGGATTGGGAGGTCCATTCATGGTTACGTTGTTCGGCATTGCGAGCTTGGTGATGTTTTCTTGGGGAATTCCCTTCTTGTTTATTACAATAAGGTTGGGGATGTTCATGTTTCGGAGAGGCTTTTTGATAGGATGGGGGAAAGGAATGTTGTATCTTGGAATGCTATGATAGCTGGGTATACCCAAAATGGGCTTGTTTGTGGAGCTTTAGAAGCTTTTCACTTGTTGAGGGACGGAGGATTGAATCCGGATATTGTGGCCCTTGAAACCACTTTACAAGCTTGTGCTCAGTTAGGAGAGGATGCTATTGATGATGGCAAGTTGATCCatactttaataattaagtcAGGGTGTTTTGTGGATGTTTATGCTATGAATTCTCTGCTTTTGGTGTACTGCAGATGCGGGAAGATGGATTCTGCACAGTCATTGTTCGATGAAATGGTGGCAAGGAATATTGTCTCTTGGAACATTCTTGTCGATGGGTATGTTCGGATGAAATGCCCAGAGAAAGCTCTAGCACTTATTAGGTGCTCACGTTTAACTGAATCGGCACTAAGTTCTGAGTTGTTGGTTAGTTCTTTGCAAGCCGTAAGGCTTTTGTGTGGGCATGTGGAACTTGTTGAGTCTATTCATTGCCTTGCTATAGCAATGGGACTTGATTCTGATAAATTTGTGGGCACCTCGCTTCTCACTGCTTATGGTGATTGCGGCGAAATTGGATATGCCCGCAAATTCTTTGACCATGTTCTCTGTAAAATGCGCAAAGAAACTTTTCTCTGGAATATCATGCTTTCTATATGTTCGCATAATGGATGTTTCTCGGAGGGTTTTGAACTCTTACGCTCTATGCAGTGCAAAGGTTGCCCTTTGGATGCCGTTACACTTGTGAATGGTCTATCTATCTGCACGCaatcacaaaattttttttctggcAAAGCCATTCATGGCTATGTGTTGAGAAATAAGTTTGAAGTGGTTATTTTTGCTACGACTTCACTGTTGGAATTTTACATTAGTTTGGGGCTTTTAAATGTTGCTTGCCATTTGTTTTCAACAATGCAGTATCGAAATATAGTGACATGGAACACAATGATACATGGTTGTCTTCAGAATGGCTTCCCGAGATTGACATTGAAGCTTTTCCATTTTATGCAACAAAAGGATGGTTTTGTGCCAGATTCAACATCTATTGCAGGAGTTATCGAGGCCATTGCTCTAAGAGGacaaaaggaagaaagaaaatttatcCATCAGTATGTGCTTGAATCAGGTTTTGTCGATGATGAGTTCGTTGCTAATTCTCTAATAGCTATGCATTCAAGGTTTCATGAATTCGATGAGGCAAGCTCAGTATTCAGTAAAGCTAGCAATCAGGGAACAATTGCATGGAATAATATGATAGCTGGGTACTCTTATCATGGCCTTATAGAAAACGCTCTATCACTTTTTCGTCTGATGAAGCTTAATAATGTGGATGCTGATTCAGTTACTCTTCTCACCCTCCTCCAGGCCTGTAGAAAAGTCTCTTCTTTGAGCTATTTAATGAGGGTTCACGCATTCATATCGAAACTTGGGTTTGAATCTGATGTTCTTATTGGATCTTCTGTGGTAAATTTGTATGCTAAATGTGGTGAATTGAGAACAGCTCGTCAGTTTTTTGATGGTATGAACTCCAAAACAGTGGTGTCATGGAATTCAATGATCCAAGGCTATGGTCTACATGGAAATGTAGAGGTAGCCGGCGAACTCTTTGTTAAAATGCAAAAATCTGGCTTAACCCCTACTGCGATCACTTTTCTCATTCTTATTTCAGCTTGTAGCCATGCTGGTGATATAGAGAAGGGCCAGCAATTCTTTAATCTGATGACTAGCACTTACTCATTGGCACTAAGTAGAGAGCATGTTTCATCTATTATTGATCTTCTTGGGCGCAACGGATTAGTTGAGGAGGCACATGAAACTTTGATGAAAATGCCAGTGAACCTGGGGGTTCATTCTTGGGGTGCTTTACTCTCAGCATGTCGAGTTCATGGTAACTTTGACGTTGGATTTGATGTAGCGGAAAACCTATCTAAACTGAACAGCTTAAACTGTGGGTACCGTGTTTTACTGTCGAATATGCGTGCGGAGGCGGGGAGATGGTTAGATGCATCTTtgattagaaataaatatagcaGTTTGACACTCCAAAAGGTGCATGGTGTGAGCATTGTGGATAGTTTCTCATGA
- the LOC109708450 gene encoding uncharacterized protein LOC109708450 isoform X5, whose protein sequence is MLGRLHLRLRPLGRLSSLQPPFPPPLLLPTTAAAAHTTPTSPANRPTLSPACKQPSPTTLLLLHQSTNRRAGKGGEGSFCTNRAAVDAAADVSAPFYSAHIRCRKRDAEALSEALMCFGANCISMDELSDHGDHDEICLTSIFPDGQDVSACISNAASSVGLDYVPNYEVSMGKQCDWVTNAQDPRATNILLNPGLAFGTGEHPTTKLCLLLLHEAIKGGEHFFDYGTGSGVLGIAALKMGAAMSVGIDIEPQAVTSARENLSLNGIESSKMSVYLVPSKVNSPNIESAKAKFDIVIANILMNPLMELAEDIVSYGKPEAVVGVSGILCEQVLQIKEVYSQYLDNIWVSEMEGWACLRGTKKRI, encoded by the exons ATGCTGGGCCGCCTCCATCTCCGCCTCCGACCCCTCGGCCGCCTCTCCTCCCTCCAACCCCCCTTCCCTCCTCCGCTGCTCCtccccaccaccgccgccgccgcccacacCACTCCCACATCCCCTGCAAACCGCCCCACTCTTTCACCAGCTTGTAAACAACCATCTCCGActacccttctcctcctccaccagtcCACGAATCGAAGAGcaggaaaaggaggagaaggaagcttCTGCACAAATCGAGCTGCTGTGGACGCCGCGGCGGACGTCTCCGCTCCCTTCTACTCCGCCCACATTCGTTGCCGCAAACGAGATGCC GAGGCTCTATCAGAAGCTCTTATGTGCTTTGGTGCAAATTGTATTAGCATGGATGAATTAAGTGATCATGGAGATCATGATGAA ATCTGCCTAACTTCAATTTTTCCGGATGGACAAGATGTGAGCGCATGTATCTCGAATGCTGCAAGTTCCGTTGGTTTGGATTATGTACCGAATTATGAAGTCTCAATGGGTAAGCAGTGTGATTGGGTGACAAATGCACAG GACCCACGGGCAACAAATATTCTTCTGAATCCAGGGTTGGCTTTTGGGACTGGGGAGCATCCTACTACCAAGTTGTGTTTGTTGCTGCTACATGAAGCCATAAAAGGTGGAGAGCACTTTTTTGACTATGGTACAGGCTCCGGAGTATTAGGAATTGCAGCACTGaag ATGGGGGCTGCAATGTCTGTAGGGATAGATATAGAGCCCCAGGCTGTGACTTCTGCACGAGAAAATCTTTCCCTAAATGGAATTGAATCTAGCAAAATGTCAGTTTACTTGGTTCCGAGCAAAGTCAACTCACCAAATATTGAATCTGCAAAGGCGAAATTCGACATTGTCATAGCCAATATACTTATGAATCCTCTAATGGAACTGGCTGAAGATATTGTTTCTTATGGAAAGCCAGAAGCCGTCGTTGGTGTCTCGGGAATTTTGTGTGAGCAG GTTCTGCAGATTAAAGAAGTTTACTCACAGTACTTGGATAATATATGGGTCTCCGAAATGGAAGGTTGGGCATGTCTCCGTGGGACGAAAAAGAGGATCTGA
- the LOC109708450 gene encoding uncharacterized protein LOC109708450 isoform X2: MLGRLHLRLRPLGRLSSLQPPFPPPLLLPTTAAAAHTTPTSPANRPTLSPACKQPSPTTLLLLHQSTNRRAGKGGEGSFCTNRAAVDAAADVSAPFYSAHIRCRKRDAEALSEALMCFGANCISMDELSDHGDHDEICLTSIFPDGQDVSACISNAASSVGLDYVPNYEVSMGKQCDWVTNAQESFHPIEVIDGLWIVPKWRDPPDPRATNILLNPGLAFGTGEHPTTKLCLLLLHEAIKGGEHFFDYGTGSGVLGIAALKMGAAMSVGIDIEPQAVTSARENLSLNGIESSKMSVYLVPSKVNSPNIESAKAKFDIVIANILMNPLMELAEDIVSYGKPEAVVGVSGILCEQVLQIKEVYSQYLDNIWVSEMEGWACLRGTKKRI, translated from the exons ATGCTGGGCCGCCTCCATCTCCGCCTCCGACCCCTCGGCCGCCTCTCCTCCCTCCAACCCCCCTTCCCTCCTCCGCTGCTCCtccccaccaccgccgccgccgcccacacCACTCCCACATCCCCTGCAAACCGCCCCACTCTTTCACCAGCTTGTAAACAACCATCTCCGActacccttctcctcctccaccagtcCACGAATCGAAGAGcaggaaaaggaggagaaggaagcttCTGCACAAATCGAGCTGCTGTGGACGCCGCGGCGGACGTCTCCGCTCCCTTCTACTCCGCCCACATTCGTTGCCGCAAACGAGATGCC GAGGCTCTATCAGAAGCTCTTATGTGCTTTGGTGCAAATTGTATTAGCATGGATGAATTAAGTGATCATGGAGATCATGATGAA ATCTGCCTAACTTCAATTTTTCCGGATGGACAAGATGTGAGCGCATGTATCTCGAATGCTGCAAGTTCCGTTGGTTTGGATTATGTACCGAATTATGAAGTCTCAATGGGTAAGCAGTGTGATTGGGTGACAAATGCACAG GAATCTTTTCATCCAATTGAGGTTATCGATGGTCTCTGGATTGTCCCCAAGTGGAGGGATCCCCCT GACCCACGGGCAACAAATATTCTTCTGAATCCAGGGTTGGCTTTTGGGACTGGGGAGCATCCTACTACCAAGTTGTGTTTGTTGCTGCTACATGAAGCCATAAAAGGTGGAGAGCACTTTTTTGACTATGGTACAGGCTCCGGAGTATTAGGAATTGCAGCACTGaag ATGGGGGCTGCAATGTCTGTAGGGATAGATATAGAGCCCCAGGCTGTGACTTCTGCACGAGAAAATCTTTCCCTAAATGGAATTGAATCTAGCAAAATGTCAGTTTACTTGGTTCCGAGCAAAGTCAACTCACCAAATATTGAATCTGCAAAGGCGAAATTCGACATTGTCATAGCCAATATACTTATGAATCCTCTAATGGAACTGGCTGAAGATATTGTTTCTTATGGAAAGCCAGAAGCCGTCGTTGGTGTCTCGGGAATTTTGTGTGAGCAG GTTCTGCAGATTAAAGAAGTTTACTCACAGTACTTGGATAATATATGGGTCTCCGAAATGGAAGGTTGGGCATGTCTCCGTGGGACGAAAAAGAGGATCTGA
- the LOC109708450 gene encoding uncharacterized protein LOC109708450 isoform X1, translating into MLGRLHLRLRPLGRLSSLQPPFPPPLLLPTTAAAAHTTPTSPANRPTLSPACKQPSPTTLLLLHQSTNRRAGKGGEGSFCTNRAAVDAAADVSAPFYSAHIRCRKRDAEALSEALMCFGANCISMDELSDHGDHDEICLTSIFPDGQDVSACISNAASSVGLDYVPNYEVSMGKQCDWVTNAQDLHTVVRWNFHEIPFSKVLLYIDFDPRATNILLNPGLAFGTGEHPTTKLCLLLLHEAIKGGEHFFDYGTGSGVLGIAALKMGAAMSVGIDIEPQAVTSARENLSLNGIESSKMSVYLVPSKVNSPNIESAKAKFDIVIANILMNPLMELAEDIVSYGKPEAVVGVSGILCEQVLQIKEVYSQYLDNIWVSEMEGWACLRGTKKRI; encoded by the exons ATGCTGGGCCGCCTCCATCTCCGCCTCCGACCCCTCGGCCGCCTCTCCTCCCTCCAACCCCCCTTCCCTCCTCCGCTGCTCCtccccaccaccgccgccgccgcccacacCACTCCCACATCCCCTGCAAACCGCCCCACTCTTTCACCAGCTTGTAAACAACCATCTCCGActacccttctcctcctccaccagtcCACGAATCGAAGAGcaggaaaaggaggagaaggaagcttCTGCACAAATCGAGCTGCTGTGGACGCCGCGGCGGACGTCTCCGCTCCCTTCTACTCCGCCCACATTCGTTGCCGCAAACGAGATGCC GAGGCTCTATCAGAAGCTCTTATGTGCTTTGGTGCAAATTGTATTAGCATGGATGAATTAAGTGATCATGGAGATCATGATGAA ATCTGCCTAACTTCAATTTTTCCGGATGGACAAGATGTGAGCGCATGTATCTCGAATGCTGCAAGTTCCGTTGGTTTGGATTATGTACCGAATTATGAAGTCTCAATGGGTAAGCAGTGTGATTGGGTGACAAATGCACAG GACTTGCATACTGTTGTAAGATGGAACTTTCATGAAATACCTTTCTCGAAGGTTCTATTATATATTGATTTT GACCCACGGGCAACAAATATTCTTCTGAATCCAGGGTTGGCTTTTGGGACTGGGGAGCATCCTACTACCAAGTTGTGTTTGTTGCTGCTACATGAAGCCATAAAAGGTGGAGAGCACTTTTTTGACTATGGTACAGGCTCCGGAGTATTAGGAATTGCAGCACTGaag ATGGGGGCTGCAATGTCTGTAGGGATAGATATAGAGCCCCAGGCTGTGACTTCTGCACGAGAAAATCTTTCCCTAAATGGAATTGAATCTAGCAAAATGTCAGTTTACTTGGTTCCGAGCAAAGTCAACTCACCAAATATTGAATCTGCAAAGGCGAAATTCGACATTGTCATAGCCAATATACTTATGAATCCTCTAATGGAACTGGCTGAAGATATTGTTTCTTATGGAAAGCCAGAAGCCGTCGTTGGTGTCTCGGGAATTTTGTGTGAGCAG GTTCTGCAGATTAAAGAAGTTTACTCACAGTACTTGGATAATATATGGGTCTCCGAAATGGAAGGTTGGGCATGTCTCCGTGGGACGAAAAAGAGGATCTGA
- the LOC109708450 gene encoding uncharacterized protein LOC109708450 isoform X3, producing MLGRLHLRLRPLGRLSSLQPPFPPPLLLPTTAAAAHTTPTSPANRPTLSPACKQPSPTTLLLLHQSTNRRAGKGGEGSFCTNRAAVDAAADVSAPFYSAHIRCRKRDAEALSEALMCFGANCISMDELSDHGDHDEICLTSIFPDGQDVSACISNAASSVGLDYVPNYEVSMGKQCDWVTNAQDLHTVVRWNFHEIPFSKVLLYIDFDPRATNILLNPGLAFGTGEHPTTKLCLLLLHEAIKGGEHFFDYGTGSGVLGIAALKMGAAMSVGIDIEPQAVTSARENLSLNGIESSKMSVYLVPSKVNSPNIESAKAKFDIVIANILMNPLMELAEDIVSYGKPEAVVGVSGILCEQIKEVYSQYLDNIWVSEMEGWACLRGTKKRI from the exons ATGCTGGGCCGCCTCCATCTCCGCCTCCGACCCCTCGGCCGCCTCTCCTCCCTCCAACCCCCCTTCCCTCCTCCGCTGCTCCtccccaccaccgccgccgccgcccacacCACTCCCACATCCCCTGCAAACCGCCCCACTCTTTCACCAGCTTGTAAACAACCATCTCCGActacccttctcctcctccaccagtcCACGAATCGAAGAGcaggaaaaggaggagaaggaagcttCTGCACAAATCGAGCTGCTGTGGACGCCGCGGCGGACGTCTCCGCTCCCTTCTACTCCGCCCACATTCGTTGCCGCAAACGAGATGCC GAGGCTCTATCAGAAGCTCTTATGTGCTTTGGTGCAAATTGTATTAGCATGGATGAATTAAGTGATCATGGAGATCATGATGAA ATCTGCCTAACTTCAATTTTTCCGGATGGACAAGATGTGAGCGCATGTATCTCGAATGCTGCAAGTTCCGTTGGTTTGGATTATGTACCGAATTATGAAGTCTCAATGGGTAAGCAGTGTGATTGGGTGACAAATGCACAG GACTTGCATACTGTTGTAAGATGGAACTTTCATGAAATACCTTTCTCGAAGGTTCTATTATATATTGATTTT GACCCACGGGCAACAAATATTCTTCTGAATCCAGGGTTGGCTTTTGGGACTGGGGAGCATCCTACTACCAAGTTGTGTTTGTTGCTGCTACATGAAGCCATAAAAGGTGGAGAGCACTTTTTTGACTATGGTACAGGCTCCGGAGTATTAGGAATTGCAGCACTGaag ATGGGGGCTGCAATGTCTGTAGGGATAGATATAGAGCCCCAGGCTGTGACTTCTGCACGAGAAAATCTTTCCCTAAATGGAATTGAATCTAGCAAAATGTCAGTTTACTTGGTTCCGAGCAAAGTCAACTCACCAAATATTGAATCTGCAAAGGCGAAATTCGACATTGTCATAGCCAATATACTTATGAATCCTCTAATGGAACTGGCTGAAGATATTGTTTCTTATGGAAAGCCAGAAGCCGTCGTTGGTGTCTCGGGAATTTTGTGTGAGCAG ATTAAAGAAGTTTACTCACAGTACTTGGATAATATATGGGTCTCCGAAATGGAAGGTTGGGCATGTCTCCGTGGGACGAAAAAGAGGATCTGA
- the LOC109708450 gene encoding uncharacterized protein LOC109708450 isoform X4, producing MLGRLHLRLRPLGRLSSLQPPFPPPLLLPTTAAAAHTTPTSPANRPTLSPACKQPSPTTLLLLHQSTNRRAGKGGEGSFCTNRAAVDAAADVSAPFYSAHIRCRKRDAEALSEALMCFGANCISMDELSDHGDHDEICLTSIFPDGQDVSACISNAASSVGLDYVPNYEVSMGKQCDWVTNAQDLHTVVRWNFHEIPFSKDPRATNILLNPGLAFGTGEHPTTKLCLLLLHEAIKGGEHFFDYGTGSGVLGIAALKMGAAMSVGIDIEPQAVTSARENLSLNGIESSKMSVYLVPSKVNSPNIESAKAKFDIVIANILMNPLMELAEDIVSYGKPEAVVGVSGILCEQVLQIKEVYSQYLDNIWVSEMEGWACLRGTKKRI from the exons ATGCTGGGCCGCCTCCATCTCCGCCTCCGACCCCTCGGCCGCCTCTCCTCCCTCCAACCCCCCTTCCCTCCTCCGCTGCTCCtccccaccaccgccgccgccgcccacacCACTCCCACATCCCCTGCAAACCGCCCCACTCTTTCACCAGCTTGTAAACAACCATCTCCGActacccttctcctcctccaccagtcCACGAATCGAAGAGcaggaaaaggaggagaaggaagcttCTGCACAAATCGAGCTGCTGTGGACGCCGCGGCGGACGTCTCCGCTCCCTTCTACTCCGCCCACATTCGTTGCCGCAAACGAGATGCC GAGGCTCTATCAGAAGCTCTTATGTGCTTTGGTGCAAATTGTATTAGCATGGATGAATTAAGTGATCATGGAGATCATGATGAA ATCTGCCTAACTTCAATTTTTCCGGATGGACAAGATGTGAGCGCATGTATCTCGAATGCTGCAAGTTCCGTTGGTTTGGATTATGTACCGAATTATGAAGTCTCAATGGGTAAGCAGTGTGATTGGGTGACAAATGCACAG GACTTGCATACTGTTGTAAGATGGAACTTTCATGAAATACCTTTCTCGAAG GACCCACGGGCAACAAATATTCTTCTGAATCCAGGGTTGGCTTTTGGGACTGGGGAGCATCCTACTACCAAGTTGTGTTTGTTGCTGCTACATGAAGCCATAAAAGGTGGAGAGCACTTTTTTGACTATGGTACAGGCTCCGGAGTATTAGGAATTGCAGCACTGaag ATGGGGGCTGCAATGTCTGTAGGGATAGATATAGAGCCCCAGGCTGTGACTTCTGCACGAGAAAATCTTTCCCTAAATGGAATTGAATCTAGCAAAATGTCAGTTTACTTGGTTCCGAGCAAAGTCAACTCACCAAATATTGAATCTGCAAAGGCGAAATTCGACATTGTCATAGCCAATATACTTATGAATCCTCTAATGGAACTGGCTGAAGATATTGTTTCTTATGGAAAGCCAGAAGCCGTCGTTGGTGTCTCGGGAATTTTGTGTGAGCAG GTTCTGCAGATTAAAGAAGTTTACTCACAGTACTTGGATAATATATGGGTCTCCGAAATGGAAGGTTGGGCATGTCTCCGTGGGACGAAAAAGAGGATCTGA